Proteins found in one Flavobacterium channae genomic segment:
- a CDS encoding potassium channel family protein, with protein sequence MKIIVFGLGNFGMSLAISLTETGNEVIGVDKNIEKVNLVKDKISHAIALDSTNELSYEALPLKDADKVVVAIGENEGAAIITTAIIKKLSDVKIISRALSPIHDTVLEAMGIHSIIHPEQESADRLTKQINFKSTLENYQLDDNFTISEVKAKPEFFGKTLQELDSIDKYHLTLITIIRKREKRNLIGKKSIIKESIGRPAPDTIVQEDDILVVYGYNKDIETYCIGQEEQQIRS encoded by the coding sequence ATGAAAATTATAGTATTTGGTTTAGGAAACTTCGGAATGTCGCTTGCTATCAGTTTAACTGAAACAGGAAATGAAGTAATTGGTGTTGATAAAAACATCGAAAAAGTAAATTTAGTAAAAGATAAAATTTCGCATGCTATTGCCTTAGATTCTACTAATGAATTATCGTATGAAGCTTTACCTTTAAAGGATGCCGACAAAGTTGTAGTTGCTATTGGAGAAAATGAAGGTGCTGCTATTATTACAACTGCTATTATTAAAAAATTAAGCGATGTAAAAATCATCAGTAGAGCTTTATCGCCAATTCACGATACGGTTCTTGAAGCAATGGGAATTCATAGTATTATTCATCCTGAGCAAGAATCTGCTGATAGATTAACGAAGCAAATCAACTTTAAATCAACTTTAGAAAATTACCAATTAGATGATAATTTTACTATTTCTGAAGTAAAAGCAAAACCAGAGTTTTTTGGAAAAACATTACAAGAATTAGATTCTATTGATAAATATCATTTAACCTTAATTACTATTATTCGTAAGAGAGAAAAACGTAATTTAATTGGAAAAAAATCGATTATTAAAGAATCAATCGGACGTCCGGCACCAGACACTATAGTACAAGAAGATGATATTTTGGTAGTTTATGGTTACAATAAAGACATTGAAACGTATTGCATCGGACAAGAAGAACAACAAATTAGAAGTTAA
- the hemA gene encoding glutamyl-tRNA reductase, whose translation MENNTFAKHPTFYAVGLSYKKADAEMRGKFNLDDQAKTSLLNQAKEEGIDNLIVTSTCNRTEIYGFAQHPFQLIKLLCENSQGTVEDFQKVAFVYKNSEAISHMFRVGTGLDSQILGDFEIISQLKNAFVKSKELDLANAFLERLVNAVIQASKKIKNETEISSGATSVSFASVQYIFKNVEDIASKNILLFGTGKIGRNTCENLVKHTKHEHITLINRTKEKAEKLAKKLNVIVKDYADLQIELQKADVVVVATGAQNPTIDKAILNLKKPLLILDLSIPKNVNENVRDLEGVTLVHMDELSQITDETLENRKKHIPAAEAIIDEIKDEFIAWTKQRKFAPTIHALKAKLNTIKEGELNFQRKKLANFDEEQAEIITARIIQKITNHFANHLKDDETMVDESIEWIEKIFQLETVAK comes from the coding sequence ATGGAAAACAATACATTTGCAAAGCATCCAACTTTCTATGCCGTGGGTTTAAGTTACAAGAAAGCTGATGCCGAAATGAGAGGGAAATTTAACTTGGATGACCAAGCTAAAACCAGCTTATTAAACCAAGCCAAAGAAGAAGGTATTGATAACCTAATTGTAACTTCAACATGCAATAGAACTGAAATTTACGGATTTGCTCAACATCCTTTTCAATTAATCAAATTGTTATGTGAAAACAGCCAAGGTACTGTTGAAGATTTTCAAAAAGTTGCTTTCGTATACAAAAATAGTGAAGCAATTTCACATATGTTTCGTGTTGGAACTGGATTAGATAGTCAAATTTTAGGAGATTTTGAAATAATAAGTCAATTGAAAAATGCCTTCGTAAAAAGCAAAGAACTTGACTTAGCAAATGCTTTTTTAGAAAGATTGGTCAATGCAGTTATCCAAGCTAGTAAAAAAATTAAAAACGAAACCGAAATCTCCTCTGGTGCAACTTCTGTATCATTTGCTTCTGTACAATACATTTTTAAAAATGTTGAAGATATTGCTTCGAAAAACATTCTGCTTTTTGGAACAGGAAAAATCGGAAGAAATACTTGTGAAAACTTAGTAAAACATACAAAACACGAACACATAACATTAATTAACCGAACAAAAGAAAAGGCCGAAAAATTAGCCAAAAAACTTAATGTTATTGTAAAAGATTACGCTGATTTACAAATTGAACTTCAAAAAGCGGATGTAGTTGTCGTGGCAACAGGAGCACAAAATCCTACAATTGATAAAGCTATCTTAAATCTTAAAAAACCTTTATTAATTTTAGACTTATCAATTCCTAAAAATGTAAACGAAAATGTTCGCGATTTAGAAGGCGTTACATTAGTTCATATGGACGAGTTGTCTCAGATTACGGATGAAACTTTAGAGAATAGAAAAAAACACATTCCGGCTGCTGAAGCTATAATTGACGAAATTAAAGATGAATTTATTGCATGGACAAAACAACGTAAATTTGCTCCTACGATTCATGCTTTAAAAGCCAAACTAAATACAATTAAAGAAGGAGAATTAAACTTTCAAAGAAAAAAATTGGCTAATTTTGATGAAGAACAAGCTGAAATTATAACAGCTAGAATCATTCAAAAAATAACAAATCACTTTGCAAATCATTTAAAAGATGACGAAACAATGGTGGATGAAAGTATTGAATGGATTGAAAAAATTTTCCAATTAGAAACGGTTGCAAAATAA
- the hemE gene encoding uroporphyrinogen decarboxylase encodes MIKNDLFLRALKGESVERPPVWMMRQAGRYLPEFRALRDKYDFFTRCETPELAAEITVQPIRIVKPDAAILFSDILVVPRAMGIDVELKDNIGPIIPNPIRSMEQVNQVFIPDVNESLGYVMDAIKLTKEMLNNEVPLIGFAGSPWTIFCYAVEGKGSKSYDTAKGFCFSQPEAAHALLQKITDTTILYLKEKVKNGCNAIQIFDSWGGMLSPVDYQEFSWKYINQIVEALAPLTEVIVFGKGCWFALNEMSKSKASALGVDWTCSPRNARYLTGGDITLQGNFDPSRLLSPIPTIKKMVHEMIDEFGKDKYIVNLGHGILPNIPVDHAKAFVEAVKEYQK; translated from the coding sequence ATGATAAAGAACGACTTATTTTTAAGAGCATTAAAAGGAGAATCCGTTGAACGTCCACCCGTTTGGATGATGCGTCAAGCCGGAAGATATTTACCAGAATTTAGAGCATTACGTGATAAATATGATTTTTTTACACGTTGTGAAACTCCTGAATTAGCAGCCGAAATTACTGTTCAACCTATTCGAATTGTAAAACCAGATGCAGCTATTTTATTCTCTGACATTTTAGTAGTTCCTAGAGCTATGGGTATTGATGTAGAATTAAAAGACAACATTGGTCCGATTATCCCAAATCCAATTCGTTCAATGGAGCAAGTAAACCAAGTGTTCATTCCAGACGTGAATGAATCGTTGGGTTATGTAATGGATGCTATTAAATTAACAAAAGAAATGTTGAATAACGAAGTTCCGTTAATTGGTTTCGCTGGTTCGCCATGGACCATCTTTTGTTATGCTGTAGAAGGAAAAGGTTCTAAAAGTTATGATACAGCTAAAGGTTTTTGTTTTTCACAACCAGAAGCGGCTCATGCTTTATTACAAAAAATTACCGATACTACAATTTTATACTTAAAAGAAAAAGTAAAAAACGGTTGTAACGCAATTCAAATTTTTGATTCTTGGGGAGGGATGTTATCTCCAGTAGATTATCAAGAATTCTCTTGGAAATACATTAACCAAATTGTAGAAGCATTAGCTCCCTTAACAGAAGTTATTGTTTTTGGTAAAGGGTGTTGGTTTGCCTTAAATGAAATGTCAAAATCAAAAGCATCTGCTTTAGGAGTAGATTGGACGTGTTCTCCAAGAAATGCCCGTTATTTAACTGGTGGCGATATTACTTTACAAGGGAATTTTGATCCAAGTCGTTTACTTTCTCCAATACCAACCATCAAAAAAATGGTACACGAAATGATTGACGAATTCGGAAAAGACAAATACATCGTAAACTTAGGTCACGGAATTTTACCAAATATTCCCGTTGATCATGCTAAAGCGTTTGTTGAAGCGGTGAAAGAGTATCAAAAGTAG
- a CDS encoding DEAD/DEAH box helicase family protein, whose product MPFKELKFCYNWRSYQEKFLSNFQSHIYDNHLHVIAPPGSGKTILGLEIMRRLNKKTLILSPTLTIRNQWHERLKSFFLNDSDFNSYSFDINDPKDVIFSTYQSLHSFFKKCNSKESYFEYFEKNKIEVIVLDEAHHLKNEWWKCLYELKEHHKQTIVALTATPPYDSDALEVNKYFKLCGDIDDEIAIPDLIKEGDLCPHQDYVYFSKPTDVEINYIADFRLKVASFFASLEFNSGLINIVENHRFVKKAPLFTSEIYNNPEYFSALLIYLNHCKKEIAIENFYILGFNKKDKIEIPKFDLQWAQILLQNLLFIDRKSLIEEEVFLESFENNVRKIHAIEEGFVDFVGTKKLYRSLSNSSSKLSSIVSIIENERRNLDKKLRAVILTDYIKKEFLTVSNNEEIDRLGVIPIFHRLRKNLPKNELAVLTGSIVIVHNDLKKELSEQIDCIFEPLEVDNEFNVIKINGSSNQIVKTITNLFEQGKINIVIGTKSLLGEGWDAPSINTLILASFVGSFVSSNQMRGRAIRSLKGDKNKTGNIWHLVCLDSSDRNGGSDIATLKRRFDSYVGISNKEPIIIESGIDRLNLPYNFEDFNFEIFNSETLKASDKRDFLIKAWDGAVSKGATLSREIKQYYQGENEYQVEKQQKFKDVIRTTFTEITIGLSIFLPQFLIKNLNILLTKGMLAFIYTLITGLGITFGVKSYKVIKAYIQFGYLHKDLEKIGQALVDAMIEKNFFMTTKNQITLQSYLNSNGDAIISIKGVSEFESALFINAIEQIIQPIQNPRYLIVKTSWFRKNFEIENYYSVPDIFGDKKANILVFEKHWQNQVGESKILYTRFLEGRKLLLKARMFHISNSFKETTKKAVIWN is encoded by the coding sequence ATGCCTTTTAAAGAATTAAAGTTTTGTTATAATTGGAGAAGTTATCAAGAAAAATTTCTTTCTAATTTTCAATCTCATATTTATGATAATCATCTACATGTAATTGCTCCACCAGGTTCTGGTAAGACAATTTTAGGACTAGAAATAATGAGACGATTAAACAAAAAAACTTTAATCTTAAGTCCTACTTTAACAATTAGAAATCAATGGCACGAAAGACTTAAAAGTTTTTTTTTAAACGATTCTGATTTTAACAGTTACTCATTCGATATTAATGATCCTAAAGATGTTATTTTTTCAACGTATCAATCTTTGCATTCTTTTTTCAAAAAATGTAATTCCAAGGAAAGTTATTTTGAATATTTCGAGAAGAACAAAATTGAAGTTATAGTTTTGGATGAAGCCCATCATTTAAAAAATGAATGGTGGAAATGTTTGTATGAACTAAAAGAGCATCATAAGCAAACTATAGTCGCTTTAACAGCTACACCACCATACGATAGTGATGCTTTAGAAGTAAACAAATATTTTAAATTATGTGGTGATATAGATGATGAAATAGCAATTCCAGATTTGATTAAAGAAGGAGATTTGTGTCCGCATCAAGATTATGTTTATTTTTCTAAACCAACAGATGTAGAAATAAATTATATTGCTGATTTTAGATTAAAAGTTGCTTCGTTTTTTGCTTCGCTTGAATTTAATTCAGGATTAATTAACATTGTAGAAAATCATAGGTTTGTAAAAAAGGCGCCATTATTTACATCTGAAATATATAATAATCCAGAGTATTTTTCTGCTTTATTGATATATTTAAATCATTGTAAAAAAGAGATTGCCATCGAAAATTTTTACATTTTAGGATTTAATAAAAAAGACAAAATTGAAATTCCAAAATTTGATTTGCAATGGGCTCAAATATTGCTTCAAAACCTGCTTTTTATAGATAGGAAAAGCTTAATAGAAGAAGAGGTTTTTCTAGAAAGCTTTGAAAATAATGTTAGAAAAATTCATGCTATTGAAGAAGGGTTTGTTGATTTTGTTGGAACAAAAAAACTGTATCGTTCTTTATCTAATAGTAGTAGTAAACTATCAAGTATTGTTTCGATTATTGAAAACGAAAGGAGAAATTTAGATAAAAAATTAAGAGCAGTAATACTTACTGATTATATTAAGAAAGAATTTCTAACGGTTTCAAATAATGAAGAAATAGATAGGTTAGGAGTTATTCCAATTTTTCATCGATTAAGAAAAAATTTACCGAAAAACGAATTAGCAGTTTTAACAGGCTCTATTGTTATTGTTCATAACGATTTGAAAAAGGAACTTTCTGAACAGATTGATTGTATTTTTGAACCTTTAGAAGTTGATAATGAATTTAACGTTATAAAAATTAATGGTTCTTCAAATCAAATAGTTAAAACAATAACTAATTTATTTGAACAAGGAAAGATTAATATAGTAATTGGAACTAAGTCTCTCTTGGGAGAAGGTTGGGATGCACCATCAATCAATACTTTGATTTTAGCTTCATTCGTTGGTTCGTTTGTGTCTTCAAATCAAATGAGAGGAAGAGCAATTCGTTCATTGAAAGGTGATAAAAACAAAACAGGAAATATTTGGCATTTAGTTTGTTTGGATTCTTCTGATAGAAATGGAGGTAGCGATATTGCTACTTTAAAAAGAAGATTCGATTCTTATGTAGGAATATCAAATAAAGAACCTATAATTATAGAAAGTGGAATTGATAGATTGAATTTACCATATAATTTTGAAGATTTCAATTTTGAAATTTTTAATAGTGAGACTTTAAAAGCTTCTGATAAAAGAGATTTTTTAATTAAAGCTTGGGATGGTGCAGTAAGTAAAGGAGCAACTTTGTCAAGAGAAATTAAACAGTACTACCAAGGTGAAAATGAATATCAAGTAGAAAAACAGCAAAAATTTAAAGATGTAATTAGAACAACATTTACCGAAATAACTATTGGATTATCAATATTTCTGCCTCAGTTTTTAATAAAAAATTTAAATATTTTATTAACCAAAGGAATGTTGGCCTTTATTTATACGTTAATAACTGGATTAGGAATTACATTTGGAGTTAAATCATACAAAGTAATTAAGGCTTATATTCAGTTTGGTTATTTGCATAAAGATTTGGAAAAAATTGGTCAAGCACTTGTTGATGCAATGATTGAAAAAAATTTTTTCATGACAACAAAAAATCAAATAACACTTCAGTCGTATTTAAATTCAAATGGAGATGCTATTATTTCTATAAAAGGAGTATCAGAATTCGAAAGTGCGTTGTTTATAAATGCAATAGAACAAATCATACAACCTATTCAAAATCCAAGATACTTGATTGTTAAAACAAGTTGGTTTAGAAAAAATTTTGAGATTGAAAATTATTATTCTGTTCCTGATATTTTTGGTGATAAAAAAGCAAATATTCTAGTTTTTGAGAAACATTGGCAAAATCAAGTAGGTGAATCTAAAATTTTGTACACAAGATTTCTTGAAGGGCGAAAATTGCTTTTAAAAGCTAGAATGTTTCATATTAGTAATAGCTTTAAAGAAACAACAAAAAAGGCCGTAATCTGGAATTAA
- a CDS encoding TrkH family potassium uptake protein: MEKESLLNYLYRFFDIIVLLFIVFDFGYDFEENYNSPHVIGLILLSIGLLAFNAFKFFIYKYKSNKKVALANMVLLTAILSISGIISILNLEFPTHYILQKVKPLLEGGLIFYFLLRLLVLVRHIYDIYFNPAIVFVGSFVILALMGGFLLMLPSATTNGITFTNALFTSTSAVCVTGLTVVDTSSAFTLVGQSIILVLIQLGGIGILTFTSFFAFFFRGSSSFKEGLNTKDFIAHEGLKDVFRAALNVVMFTLAVEIVGALFIYSSIIEVASIENKFFFSIFHSISAFCNAGFSILSAGIYDEGIRFDYYLQWILIVLIVLGGLGHNIVFNFYQKIKIHFVEFFDKKIIHKKIRIITLNTQIVIYTTLLLLIGGFIFLFISEYNNTLLEHSTTFGKVTAAAFNSVTPRTAGFNAVDFTQMNVPSLLFIIFLMWIGGSPASTAGGIKTSTFALATLNIFAVASGKSRIQLFGRRISAESTSRAFAILCISLITIGISIVALLIFEPKNTPLLTVAFECFSAYSTVGLSLNFTPTLTEPSKYVLIACMFIGRIGMLNLMVGLLRRLNHQFYEYPKENILIN; this comes from the coding sequence ATGGAGAAAGAATCATTACTCAATTATTTATATCGTTTTTTTGATATCATTGTTTTACTCTTTATTGTATTTGACTTTGGATATGATTTTGAAGAAAACTACAATTCACCTCACGTAATAGGCTTGATTTTATTATCAATCGGTCTGTTAGCATTCAACGCATTTAAGTTTTTTATCTATAAATACAAGAGCAACAAAAAAGTAGCCTTGGCAAATATGGTTTTGCTTACGGCTATTTTGTCGATATCTGGAATAATCTCAATTTTAAATTTAGAATTTCCAACTCATTATATCTTGCAAAAAGTAAAACCTCTCCTAGAAGGTGGTTTGATCTTTTATTTCTTGTTACGACTTTTGGTTTTAGTTCGTCATATTTATGATATCTACTTCAACCCTGCTATTGTTTTTGTAGGAAGTTTTGTGATTTTAGCCTTAATGGGTGGCTTTTTATTAATGCTTCCTAGTGCAACCACAAACGGAATTACCTTTACAAATGCATTATTTACCTCAACAAGTGCTGTTTGTGTTACTGGTTTAACGGTAGTTGATACTTCATCTGCTTTTACTCTTGTTGGACAATCCATAATTTTAGTATTAATTCAATTAGGAGGAATTGGAATTTTAACTTTCACTTCTTTCTTCGCCTTTTTCTTTAGAGGAAGTTCTTCATTTAAAGAAGGTTTAAATACTAAAGATTTTATTGCTCATGAAGGTTTAAAAGACGTTTTTAGAGCGGCACTTAATGTTGTTATGTTTACTTTAGCAGTAGAAATTGTTGGTGCTTTATTTATTTACTCTTCAATTATTGAAGTTGCCTCAATTGAAAATAAATTTTTCTTTTCAATATTCCACTCGATATCTGCATTCTGTAATGCTGGTTTTTCTATTTTATCTGCCGGAATTTATGATGAAGGTATCCGATTTGATTACTATTTGCAATGGATATTAATTGTGTTGATTGTTTTAGGTGGTTTAGGACACAATATTGTTTTCAATTTCTACCAAAAAATAAAAATACATTTTGTTGAGTTTTTCGATAAGAAAATCATCCATAAGAAAATTAGAATCATTACACTGAATACTCAAATTGTAATTTATACCACGTTATTATTATTAATTGGAGGATTTATTTTCTTGTTTATATCAGAATACAACAATACTTTATTAGAACATTCAACAACTTTTGGTAAAGTTACTGCTGCGGCTTTCAATTCGGTTACACCAAGAACAGCCGGATTTAACGCTGTTGATTTTACACAAATGAATGTGCCTTCGTTGTTGTTCATCATCTTCTTAATGTGGATTGGTGGTTCGCCTGCTTCAACTGCCGGTGGTATTAAAACAAGTACTTTCGCTTTAGCAACCTTAAACATTTTTGCTGTTGCAAGTGGAAAAAGTAGAATACAACTTTTTGGTAGAAGAATTTCTGCAGAATCAACTTCGCGTGCTTTTGCTATTTTATGTATATCATTAATAACAATTGGTATTTCAATTGTTGCTTTATTAATATTTGAACCAAAGAATACACCTCTTCTTACTGTTGCTTTTGAATGTTTCTCAGCATACAGTACTGTAGGTTTATCTTTAAACTTTACACCTACTTTAACAGAACCAAGTAAGTATGTTTTAATAGCTTGTATGTTTATTGGTCGTATAGGAATGCTTAACTTAATGGTTGGATTATTACGAAGATTGAATCATCAATTCTACGAATATCCAAAAGAAAATATTTTAATTAACTAA
- a CDS encoding uroporphyrinogen-III synthase: MNRILSTKKLPKALKKKFSDAGIDCIEKNFIQTKSISFETPKLNDYLIFTSKQAVKSVLKSDIKNLNTKPVLCVGLKTKVYLEMQKFVVEAFADYAEDLVKIIDDNYQNSSFTFFCGNIRKNTIPDYFKQNEIAYNEIVVYETTIKPHQIKDSFDGILFYSPSGVTSFLENNLIEHKTCFCIGTTTANALKNKTENIVIADQPTIENVITSAINYYKRL; encoded by the coding sequence ATGAATCGTATTCTCTCTACAAAAAAGCTTCCTAAAGCATTAAAAAAGAAGTTTTCTGATGCTGGAATTGATTGTATAGAAAAGAATTTCATTCAAACCAAATCGATTTCATTTGAAACACCAAAGCTAAACGACTACTTGATTTTTACAAGCAAACAAGCGGTTAAAAGTGTTCTGAAATCTGATATAAAAAATCTAAATACAAAACCTGTTTTATGCGTAGGACTTAAAACAAAAGTGTATTTAGAAATGCAAAAGTTTGTAGTTGAAGCTTTTGCCGATTACGCTGAAGATTTGGTTAAAATAATAGACGATAATTATCAGAATAGTTCATTTACTTTCTTTTGTGGAAACATTAGAAAAAACACTATTCCAGATTATTTTAAACAAAATGAAATCGCTTATAACGAAATTGTCGTATATGAAACTACCATTAAACCACACCAAATAAAAGATTCGTTTGATGGCATTTTGTTCTATAGCCCTTCAGGAGTTACAAGTTTTCTAGAGAACAATTTAATAGAACACAAAACATGCTTTTGTATTGGAACTACCACAGCAAATGCATTGAAAAACAAAACAGAAAATATTGTAATTGCAGATCAGCCTACAATTGAAAATGTAATTACAAGCGCAATAAATTATTACAAACGCTTATAG
- the hemF gene encoding oxygen-dependent coproporphyrinogen oxidase — MKNKFYTYIQNLQDQICKGLENIDGGTQFREDIWERPEGGGGRTRVIENGKVFEKGGVNISAVHGKLPDTMQKMFGVGEADFFACGLSLVIHPKNPMVPTVHANWRYFEMYDENGNIINQWFGGGQDLTPYYLFEEDAKHFHQTCKTACDKHNPEFYPNYKKKCDEYFWNDHRFEARGIGGLFFDYLKENENMKMEDWYNFVTEVGNSFLQAYVPIVEKRKDLSYTEANRTWQEIRRGRYVEFNLVHDKGTLFGLKTNGRIESILMSLPPHVQWVYDHHPEPGSEEEKLLKVLKEPIDWI; from the coding sequence ATGAAAAACAAATTCTACACCTACATACAAAACCTACAAGATCAAATCTGTAAAGGATTAGAAAATATTGATGGTGGCACCCAATTTCGAGAAGATATTTGGGAACGACCAGAAGGCGGTGGCGGTCGAACACGCGTTATTGAAAACGGAAAGGTTTTTGAAAAAGGCGGTGTAAATATTTCGGCTGTTCATGGTAAACTACCCGATACCATGCAAAAAATGTTTGGTGTAGGAGAAGCCGATTTTTTCGCTTGTGGATTGAGTTTAGTAATTCATCCAAAAAACCCAATGGTTCCAACCGTTCATGCCAATTGGCGTTATTTTGAAATGTATGATGAAAACGGCAATATCATCAATCAATGGTTTGGAGGTGGACAAGATTTAACGCCTTATTATTTGTTTGAAGAAGATGCCAAACATTTTCATCAAACTTGTAAAACAGCTTGCGACAAACATAACCCGGAATTTTATCCGAACTATAAAAAGAAGTGCGACGAATACTTTTGGAACGATCACCGATTTGAAGCACGTGGCATTGGCGGATTATTTTTTGATTATTTGAAAGAGAACGAAAATATGAAGATGGAGGATTGGTACAACTTTGTAACCGAAGTTGGTAACTCTTTCTTACAAGCTTATGTCCCGATTGTGGAAAAAAGAAAAGATTTATCGTATACAGAAGCCAACAGAACTTGGCAAGAAATACGTCGTGGTCGTTATGTGGAATTTAATTTGGTTCATGATAAAGGCACACTTTTCGGGCTAAAAACCAACGGAAGAATCGAAAGTATTTTGATGAGTTTACCACCACATGTACAATGGGTATATGACCATCATCCTGAACCAGGAAGCGAAGAAGAAAAATTACTAAAAGTTTTAAAAGAACCTATTGATTGGATATAA
- the hemB gene encoding porphobilinogen synthase: MFPIHRGRRLRVNESIRSLVRETSLSPADFMFPMFIMEGENTKVEIPSMPGIFRRTLDLTVEEVKELFALGIRAVNIYVKVSDDLKDNTGKEAWNDNGLMQRAIRAIKAACPEMIVMPDVALDPYSIYGHDGIIEKGDVANDATNDALVKMAVSHAKAGADFVAPSDMMDGRVLRLRQGLDAAGFHNVGIMSYSAKYASAFYGPFRDALDSAPKDADIEVPKDKKTYQMDYANRIEAVKEALWDVEEGADMVMVKPGIAYLDIVREVKNAVDVPVTVFHVSGEYAMIKAASERGWLDHDKIMMEQLMCIKRAGASLISTYFAKEAAILLNKK, from the coding sequence ATGTTTCCAATACACAGAGGCCGTCGTTTAAGAGTAAACGAATCAATAAGAAGTTTAGTTCGCGAAACCAGCTTGAGTCCGGCTGATTTTATGTTTCCGATGTTTATAATGGAAGGGGAAAACACAAAAGTAGAAATCCCTTCTATGCCAGGAATTTTCCGTCGTACATTAGATTTAACGGTGGAAGAAGTGAAAGAATTATTCGCTTTAGGAATTCGTGCCGTAAATATTTATGTTAAAGTTAGTGATGATTTAAAAGACAATACTGGAAAAGAAGCTTGGAACGATAATGGTTTGATGCAAAGAGCTATTCGTGCCATCAAAGCCGCTTGTCCAGAAATGATTGTAATGCCAGATGTAGCGTTAGACCCATATTCAATTTATGGTCACGATGGAATTATCGAAAAAGGTGATGTAGCTAACGATGCCACCAATGATGCTTTAGTAAAAATGGCGGTTTCTCACGCAAAAGCGGGTGCCGATTTTGTTGCCCCAAGTGATATGATGGATGGACGTGTTTTACGTTTACGTCAAGGTTTAGATGCTGCGGGATTTCATAATGTTGGAATTATGAGTTATTCGGCGAAATATGCTTCGGCATTTTACGGTCCGTTTCGTGATGCTTTGGATTCAGCTCCAAAAGATGCCGATATAGAAGTTCCAAAAGACAAAAAAACATATCAAATGGATTACGCTAATCGCATCGAAGCAGTAAAAGAAGCGCTTTGGGATGTAGAAGAAGGAGCTGATATGGTAATGGTAAAACCGGGAATTGCTTATTTGGATATCGTTCGTGAAGTTAAAAATGCAGTGGATGTTCCGGTAACGGTTTTCCATGTTTCGGGAGAATATGCTATGATTAAAGCCGCTTCAGAAAGAGGTTGGTTAGATCATGACAAAATTATGATGGAACAATTAATGTGTATCAAAAGAGCAGGCGCTAGTTTGATTTCGACTTATTTTGCGAAAGAAGCGGCTATTCTATTAAATAAAAAGTAA
- the hemC gene encoding hydroxymethylbilane synthase: MMSKIIRIGTRDSELALWQAHTVQNKLHDLGYKTEIIAVKSQGDIILDKPLYELGITGIFTKTLDIAMLNDQVDIAVHSMKDVPTALPIGIVQAAVLERANTVDILVHKGNTSFLNSEGTIATGSLRRQAQWLNKYPNHNVVDLRGNVNTRMQKLQDNDWNGAVFAAAGLERINLKPENYIDLDWMVPAPAQGAMVVVAMEKDEFCKEALAKLNHKETEICTEIEREFLKTLEGGCTAPIGALAKFNSKEIEFEGVLFSLDGKEKHTIKKSCTFDSYKNFGKNCAEEILNNGGKTLMESIRRDLKK, encoded by the coding sequence ATAATGAGTAAAATAATCCGAATAGGAACTCGTGATAGTGAATTAGCTCTTTGGCAAGCACACACAGTACAAAATAAACTTCATGATTTAGGCTATAAAACAGAAATTATAGCGGTTAAATCTCAAGGCGATATCATTCTAGACAAACCATTATACGAATTAGGAATCACTGGAATATTCACTAAAACATTAGACATTGCTATGTTGAATGATCAAGTAGACATTGCTGTGCATTCTATGAAAGATGTTCCTACTGCTCTACCTATCGGTATTGTTCAAGCTGCTGTTTTAGAACGCGCTAACACAGTTGATATTCTTGTTCATAAAGGGAACACTTCTTTCCTTAATTCGGAAGGAACAATTGCTACTGGAAGTTTACGACGTCAAGCGCAATGGTTAAATAAATATCCAAACCATAACGTGGTTGATTTACGTGGAAATGTAAATACACGCATGCAAAAACTTCAAGATAATGATTGGAACGGGGCTGTTTTTGCTGCTGCAGGTTTAGAACGCATCAATTTAAAACCTGAAAATTATATCGATTTAGATTGGATGGTTCCAGCACCAGCTCAAGGAGCTATGGTAGTGGTTGCCATGGAAAAAGACGAATTTTGTAAAGAAGCACTTGCTAAACTTAATCATAAAGAAACCGAAATTTGCACCGAGATTGAACGCGAATTTTTGAAAACTTTGGAAGGTGGTTGTACTGCTCCTATCGGTGCATTGGCAAAATTTAATTCAAAAGAGATTGAATTTGAAGGCGTTTTATTTTCTTTAGACGGAAAAGAAAAACACACAATCAAAAAAAGTTGTACTTTTGATTCTTATAAAAACTTCGGGAAAAATTGTGCCGAAGAAATTTTAAACAATGGTGGAAAAACTTTAATGGAAAGTATCCGTCGTGATTTAAAAAAGTAA